One window of Salegentibacter sp. Hel_I_6 genomic DNA carries:
- a CDS encoding glycoside hydrolase family 9 protein: protein MKSLVLASLICCFAISSSFAQNVGDSLRINEQEYLEMRGLNVMLAHDFYPESHQGGVGIIQNGIRVATNGDLRLEPTPGQWQPVPKVGERVVDREKNTISVKMAYPDEAKNRKGFNPIEYPDLEFSYNLKIIPQGKSFKIIVDLDEALPEEWIGKVGMNIEFFPGYLFGKSYYMDNEFGLFNRQANGPGSYDGEDEYQIEPMATGKELTIAPGTPKQTLRIENLRGNQLQLIDGRAQHSNGWYVVRSLVPSGATKNAIEWLITPNTLEDYTYEPVVQISQVGYHPGQEKIAVIETDQNHTNLKEAKLLRLDNKGGFTEIISEDPSEWGEFLRYKYYQLDFTNIEEPGMYVVKYGDYTTEAFQINKDVYKRDVWQPTLEYFLPVQMCHMLVNDRYKIWHGRCHLDDARMAPVDTNHFDGYLQGPETLTTFEPGEHVPGLDAGGWHDAGDFDLRIESQASTIQGLSHIYEIFQEDYDNTTINQETKTVDILKPDGKPDFLQQIEHGTIHIVNGYKSLGRFYRGVIVPTLDQYVLLGDPVNHSDGETYKETETSAEIPLGQEGAPDDRWVFTEENPGRELQSAAALAATYRTLKDFNPELAEDALEIAKQTWKNTTTDNPVDKLSLSVELFKSTSESKYEEFITENTDIFSENISQTGWVLAPVFDKIQDENFRNKIKTAVENYFQEVEKLGAQTPYGMPYEPDIWGAGWGIQNFGMKQYFLHTAFPDIFPKEYMLNALNFVLGTHPGVNTSSFASGVGSRSLTQAYGMNRGDFSFTPGGIGSGTALIRPDFPELLEWPFLWQQTEYVLGGGTTDYLFLVLAADKLLNE from the coding sequence ATGAAATCACTAGTACTCGCCTCTTTAATTTGCTGTTTTGCAATCTCATCTTCCTTTGCGCAGAATGTTGGAGACAGTCTTAGAATTAACGAACAGGAATATTTGGAAATGCGTGGGCTAAACGTAATGCTTGCGCACGATTTTTACCCGGAAAGTCATCAGGGCGGCGTTGGAATTATCCAAAATGGAATCAGAGTCGCAACCAATGGCGATTTAAGGTTGGAACCTACACCGGGGCAGTGGCAACCCGTTCCAAAAGTTGGGGAACGCGTTGTAGACAGGGAAAAGAATACTATTAGTGTGAAAATGGCTTATCCCGATGAAGCCAAAAACCGAAAAGGCTTTAACCCTATTGAATATCCCGACCTGGAATTTTCCTATAACTTAAAAATAATTCCGCAGGGAAAATCTTTTAAAATCATCGTAGACCTTGACGAAGCCTTGCCAGAAGAATGGATTGGAAAAGTTGGAATGAATATAGAATTCTTCCCCGGCTACCTTTTTGGCAAATCCTATTATATGGATAACGAATTTGGCCTTTTTAACCGACAGGCAAATGGACCCGGATCCTATGACGGTGAAGATGAATATCAAATTGAACCAATGGCCACAGGTAAAGAACTTACTATAGCACCTGGGACACCAAAACAAACTTTACGCATTGAAAACCTAAGAGGAAATCAGTTACAGTTGATTGACGGCCGGGCTCAACATAGCAACGGCTGGTATGTTGTAAGGTCTTTGGTGCCCTCAGGCGCTACAAAAAATGCCATAGAATGGCTTATTACCCCAAATACTTTAGAAGATTACACATATGAGCCCGTGGTGCAAATTTCCCAGGTGGGTTATCATCCGGGACAGGAAAAAATTGCGGTTATAGAGACCGATCAAAATCACACTAACCTGAAAGAAGCCAAATTATTAAGGCTTGATAATAAAGGTGGTTTCACGGAAATTATTTCAGAAGATCCTTCAGAATGGGGTGAATTTCTTAGGTATAAATATTATCAGCTGGATTTTACAAATATCGAAGAGCCCGGGATGTATGTGGTAAAGTATGGCGATTATACTACCGAAGCTTTCCAAATTAATAAGGATGTTTACAAACGTGACGTTTGGCAACCCACTTTAGAATATTTTTTACCGGTGCAAATGTGCCATATGTTAGTAAACGATAGGTATAAAATCTGGCACGGCCGCTGCCATTTAGATGATGCAAGAATGGCCCCCGTAGATACCAATCATTTTGATGGCTACCTGCAAGGCCCCGAAACCCTTACCACTTTCGAACCCGGAGAACACGTTCCCGGACTTGATGCCGGAGGTTGGCACGATGCCGGCGACTTTGACCTTAGAATAGAGTCACAAGCTTCTACCATTCAGGGACTTTCCCATATTTACGAGATTTTTCAGGAAGATTACGACAATACCACGATAAACCAGGAAACAAAAACGGTAGATATTCTAAAACCCGATGGAAAGCCAGATTTTCTTCAGCAAATTGAACACGGAACCATTCATATTGTAAATGGCTATAAATCTTTGGGCAGATTTTATCGCGGGGTAATCGTCCCCACTTTAGATCAATATGTTTTGCTGGGAGACCCGGTAAATCATTCTGATGGAGAAACTTATAAAGAAACGGAAACTTCAGCAGAAATTCCTTTAGGACAGGAAGGCGCGCCAGATGATCGTTGGGTGTTTACCGAAGAAAATCCGGGTAGGGAATTGCAAAGTGCTGCGGCACTGGCTGCGACTTACAGGACGCTAAAAGATTTTAATCCAGAACTTGCCGAAGATGCTTTGGAAATCGCCAAACAAACCTGGAAAAACACGACCACCGATAATCCGGTAGATAAACTCAGTTTAAGTGTAGAACTTTTTAAAAGTACTTCGGAATCGAAATATGAAGAATTCATTACTGAAAACACTGATATTTTCTCAGAAAATATTTCACAAACCGGCTGGGTTCTCGCGCCGGTTTTTGATAAAATCCAGGATGAAAATTTCAGAAATAAAATAAAAACTGCCGTAGAAAATTATTTTCAGGAAGTGGAAAAACTTGGGGCGCAAACCCCTTATGGAATGCCTTACGAACCGGATATTTGGGGTGCCGGTTGGGGAATTCAGAATTTTGGGATGAAACAGTATTTTTTACATACCGCTTTTCCTGATATTTTTCCAAAGGAATATATGCTGAATGCACTTAACTTCGTTTTAGGTACACATCCCGGTGTAAATACTTCTTCTTTTGCATCGGGAGTTGGTTCGCGCTCGTTGACCCAGGCGTATGGAATGAACCGTGGGGATTTTTCTTTTACTCCCGGCGGAATTGGTTCAGGTACGGCATTGATTCGACCTGATTTTCCGGAATTACTGGAATGGCCATTCCTTTGGCAGCAGACCGAATATGTATTAGGCGGCGGCACTACAGATTACCTGTTTTTAGTGCTGGCGGCCGATAAATTGTTAAACGAATAA
- a CDS encoding AGE family epimerase/isomerase produces MKKLIILICCLSVLIACKSEKSGKDNGEELQNHPDQALITEFETAANKDLLQRWYPLVIDKEDGGYYSEVTHDFKLGEKHDKMVVTQARHIWTNAKAAERNPKDSSYLANAEHGFEFFRDVLWDKENGGFHNLVNKKGEPIIKEGESKTAYGNSFAIYGLAAYYDASGNEEALDLAKETFNWLEKHSHDKKYKGYFQHMEMDGTPIERAAKMASTSDIGHKDQNSSIHLLEAFTELYRVWPNDLLEERLEELLVIIRETIVNEDNYMNLFFERDWTPVTFKDKSKEEIETHYYLDHVSAGHDVETAFLMLDASAALGLKNDSLTLQIAKRMVDHSLKTGWDADVGGFYDGGYYFEGEDGITTVNDKKNWWAQAEGLNTLLIMTEKFPEDEMNYRKYFDELWSYTKTYMMDEENGGWYEWGLDKSPDAKTALKGHIWKATYHNYRALTHVADRLKEMN; encoded by the coding sequence ATGAAAAAGCTTATAATATTAATTTGTTGTTTAAGTGTTTTGATCGCCTGTAAATCAGAAAAATCTGGGAAAGACAATGGAGAAGAACTACAAAATCATCCGGATCAAGCACTGATTACCGAGTTTGAAACTGCTGCAAACAAAGATTTATTACAACGATGGTATCCATTAGTGATCGACAAGGAAGACGGGGGTTATTATAGTGAAGTAACGCACGACTTTAAACTGGGAGAAAAACATGACAAAATGGTGGTAACCCAAGCGCGACATATCTGGACGAATGCTAAAGCGGCCGAACGAAACCCAAAAGATTCCTCATATCTGGCAAATGCCGAGCACGGATTTGAGTTTTTCAGAGACGTGTTATGGGATAAAGAAAATGGCGGATTTCATAACCTGGTAAATAAAAAGGGGGAACCCATTATTAAAGAAGGTGAGTCTAAAACCGCTTATGGAAATTCTTTCGCTATTTACGGTCTGGCGGCCTATTATGATGCTTCAGGAAATGAAGAAGCACTCGACTTGGCAAAAGAAACTTTTAACTGGCTCGAAAAACATAGCCACGACAAAAAGTATAAAGGATATTTTCAGCATATGGAAATGGACGGAACGCCTATAGAAAGAGCAGCGAAAATGGCTTCAACTTCAGATATTGGGCATAAAGATCAAAACAGTTCTATACATCTACTTGAAGCATTCACTGAATTATACCGGGTTTGGCCTAATGATCTTCTAGAAGAACGTTTAGAAGAATTACTGGTGATAATCCGAGAAACTATTGTAAATGAAGATAATTATATGAACCTGTTCTTTGAGCGAGACTGGACCCCTGTAACTTTTAAGGATAAGTCTAAAGAAGAAATCGAAACGCATTATTACCTGGACCATGTTTCTGCCGGGCACGATGTGGAAACCGCCTTTTTAATGCTTGACGCTTCCGCAGCACTGGGTTTAAAAAATGATAGCCTAACCTTACAAATAGCGAAAAGAATGGTAGATCACAGCTTAAAAACTGGTTGGGATGCTGATGTAGGCGGGTTTTATGATGGTGGATATTATTTTGAGGGAGAAGATGGAATTACTACGGTAAACGATAAAAAGAACTGGTGGGCCCAGGCGGAAGGTTTAAATACCTTATTAATTATGACTGAGAAATTCCCAGAGGATGAAATGAATTACCGAAAATATTTTGACGAATTATGGAGTTACACGAAAACCTATATGATGGATGAAGAAAACGGTGGCTGGTATGAATGGGGCTTAGATAAATCTCCGGATGCCAAAACTGCTTTAAAAGGACATATTTGGAAAGCAACTTATCATAATTACAGAGCTTTAACTCACGTAGCAGATAGGTTGAAGGAAATGAATTAG
- a CDS encoding glycoside hydrolase family 27 protein: MKTKIYILLALLLSLNSFAQKFEELAQTPPMGWNTWNKFGCEVDEDLIKEAADAMVSSGMKDAGYEYIVIDDCWHGERDEDGFISANKERFPSGMKALVDYVHAKGLKFGIYSDAGGTTCAGRPGSRGYEYQDALTYSRWGVDYLKYDWCDTDGLNAEGAYTTMRNALYEAERPIVLSICEWGQNEPWEWAQDIGHLWRTTGDIYNCWDCEEDHGDWSSWGVLQILDMQEGIRKYAGPGHWNDPDMMEVGNGMSTSEDRAHFSMWAMLAAPLMAGNDLNSMSKKTIEILTNKEMIAINQDSLGVQAFKYQAEDGLEIWVKPLANGDWAITFLNRSDNEKTLNFDWKKHLIEDPDFDYTLNFQQEEFQVNDIWANKNLKSTRKELKTIVHPHDVLSLRLSKK; encoded by the coding sequence ATGAAAACCAAAATTTACATATTATTAGCTTTACTTTTAAGCTTAAACAGCTTTGCCCAGAAATTTGAGGAATTGGCACAAACTCCGCCTATGGGGTGGAACACCTGGAACAAATTTGGTTGCGAGGTAGATGAAGATCTTATTAAAGAAGCTGCAGATGCTATGGTTTCTAGTGGAATGAAAGATGCGGGCTATGAATATATTGTTATAGACGATTGCTGGCACGGGGAACGTGATGAAGATGGATTTATTTCTGCCAATAAGGAGCGTTTTCCATCTGGAATGAAAGCCTTGGTAGACTACGTTCATGCAAAAGGATTAAAATTTGGAATTTATTCTGATGCAGGAGGTACTACTTGTGCTGGCAGACCAGGAAGCCGGGGCTACGAATATCAGGATGCCTTAACTTATTCTCGTTGGGGTGTGGATTATTTAAAATATGACTGGTGTGATACCGACGGACTCAATGCCGAGGGAGCTTATACAACTATGAGAAACGCTTTATATGAAGCAGAACGACCTATAGTTTTGAGTATTTGCGAATGGGGACAAAATGAGCCATGGGAATGGGCACAGGATATTGGCCATCTTTGGAGAACCACTGGCGATATCTATAACTGCTGGGATTGTGAAGAAGATCATGGCGACTGGTCTTCGTGGGGAGTACTTCAAATTCTTGATATGCAGGAAGGAATTCGTAAATATGCAGGCCCGGGTCATTGGAACGATCCTGATATGATGGAAGTTGGAAATGGAATGTCTACCAGCGAAGACCGGGCACATTTTAGTATGTGGGCAATGCTTGCCGCTCCACTAATGGCCGGAAACGACCTAAATTCCATGAGCAAGAAAACTATAGAGATTCTTACCAATAAAGAAATGATTGCGATTAATCAGGATTCTTTAGGTGTACAAGCCTTTAAATACCAAGCTGAAGATGGTTTGGAAATCTGGGTGAAGCCTTTAGCCAATGGAGATTGGGCTATTACTTTTCTTAATCGTTCAGACAATGAAAAAACACTGAATTTTGATTGGAAAAAACACCTTATTGAAGACCCAGATTTCGATTACACTTTAAACTTTCAGCAAGAAGAATTTCAAGTGAACGATATCTGGGCTAATAAAAACTTAAAATCTACCAGGAAAGAGCTTAAAACCATCGTGCATCCACATGATGTCTTGAGTTTAAGGCTTAGCAAGAAGTAA
- a CDS encoding glycan-binding surface protein, whose translation MKKLYYLLLIVIIAGFSACDNDDDIYPQLGDDPRNLSEVIEETQDLSTLSQALNDAGLDSTLRSTSTYTVFAPNNAAFGEVDLGGLSEEELTNTLLNHVLSTTTADFSSTLATGYIPTMATGPEGNNLSLFINTDGDASFNGMATLVSNSFDIGTTNGVLHQIDAVLLPPTVFNHTQANPDFSMLAEAIELAGLDEALSTTDVENELYPFTVFAPTNAAFENFMMQLNGAFGWENLSDIPADILQEVLEHHVVSGANTLSAVIAETEQTTLQGETLTISADAVISDASYTNTNFTTTDIQGINGVVHGVDKVLLPEDVFQQILGATLNLKERSEDRGYSSFLAAVEKAGLTSILEDEEQELTVFVPNNDAFTALFAQITNFESLDDFESEEELEALANLLMYHLHEGNLMSSQLTDGGEISTLYDDVFTADLSGENARLRPSFAEAIPSGISAANIGATNGLIHEINRVLIPNDLVAVLGIPSDEGGKCPVGDEELVFFNWDDKGIYWGNVAPENDAALSPDGSSYGRANFQTGGTGWQDLFWRNGGTLNGGDIVGDNLEDYVLKFDINVIEPFSEGMFRIRFNDSDGVDAFYDWQPWNDTGEPFTTDGWETVEIPLSALGVPDFSLIDAEFGMAFEGADVLLNFAIDNVRFDTPGCGGPQPVANTEAVFFDWDGKNPYWGSVEAENDPSISLDGSNYGRANFQTGGTGWQDLFWRNDDTFYGADMVGADLDDYDLKFDIYTLEPISEGMFRIRFNASSGVDAFYDWNPWNETGEAFDTGGSWTTVSIPASVLNQPDFSLVDAEFGMAFEGADVLLNFAIDNVRFEER comes from the coding sequence ACTATTTACTCTTAATTGTCATAATAGCAGGCTTTAGTGCTTGTGATAATGACGATGATATTTATCCGCAATTAGGAGATGATCCAAGAAATTTAAGCGAAGTAATTGAAGAAACACAGGATTTATCTACGCTTTCTCAGGCTTTAAACGATGCTGGACTGGATTCTACCTTAAGAAGTACATCTACCTACACAGTTTTTGCGCCAAATAATGCTGCATTCGGTGAGGTCGATCTGGGAGGGCTTTCAGAAGAAGAGCTAACAAACACTCTGCTAAACCACGTGCTTAGCACGACCACTGCCGATTTCTCATCTACTCTAGCTACCGGTTACATCCCTACAATGGCTACAGGACCTGAAGGCAATAACCTAAGCCTTTTTATAAATACCGATGGTGATGCCAGCTTTAACGGTATGGCCACTTTGGTAAGTAATTCTTTTGATATTGGAACCACCAATGGGGTTTTACATCAAATAGATGCGGTTCTTTTACCACCAACGGTTTTTAATCATACTCAAGCTAACCCCGATTTTTCTATGCTTGCTGAAGCTATTGAGCTCGCCGGATTGGACGAAGCTTTATCAACTACCGATGTAGAGAATGAACTTTATCCATTTACGGTCTTTGCCCCTACAAATGCAGCTTTTGAAAATTTCATGATGCAACTTAACGGAGCTTTTGGTTGGGAAAACCTTAGCGATATCCCTGCTGACATCCTGCAGGAAGTTTTAGAACATCATGTGGTTTCAGGAGCTAATACCTTATCAGCGGTCATCGCTGAAACCGAGCAAACAACCCTTCAAGGAGAAACTCTAACAATTAGTGCTGATGCAGTGATATCTGATGCTAGTTACACTAATACCAATTTTACCACCACCGATATACAGGGCATAAATGGCGTTGTACACGGTGTAGATAAGGTGCTATTGCCAGAAGATGTGTTTCAACAAATTTTAGGAGCTACGCTAAACCTTAAAGAGCGTAGTGAAGACAGGGGATATTCTTCCTTTCTAGCTGCCGTTGAAAAAGCTGGTTTAACTAGTATTTTAGAAGATGAAGAGCAAGAACTAACAGTATTTGTGCCAAATAACGATGCCTTTACAGCCTTGTTTGCACAAATTACAAATTTTGAAAGCCTGGATGATTTTGAATCTGAAGAGGAATTGGAAGCATTGGCAAATCTATTGATGTACCACCTGCACGAAGGTAATTTAATGAGTAGCCAACTTACAGATGGTGGAGAAATATCTACTTTATACGATGATGTTTTCACAGCAGATCTAAGTGGGGAAAATGCAAGATTAAGACCTTCTTTTGCAGAGGCGATACCTTCAGGGATAAGTGCTGCAAATATCGGAGCAACAAACGGTTTAATTCATGAGATTAATAGGGTTTTAATACCAAATGATCTCGTTGCCGTATTAGGAATTCCTTCAGATGAAGGTGGTAAATGTCCGGTAGGAGATGAAGAACTCGTTTTCTTCAACTGGGATGATAAAGGTATTTATTGGGGTAATGTGGCACCAGAAAATGATGCTGCCTTAAGTCCTGATGGTAGTAGCTACGGAAGAGCTAATTTCCAGACTGGAGGAACCGGCTGGCAGGATCTTTTCTGGAGAAACGGTGGCACCCTTAACGGGGGAGATATTGTCGGCGATAATCTGGAAGATTATGTATTGAAGTTCGATATCAATGTGATAGAACCATTTAGTGAAGGAATGTTTAGAATTAGATTTAATGATTCGGATGGCGTTGATGCTTTTTACGACTGGCAACCCTGGAATGATACCGGAGAGCCATTTACTACAGATGGTTGGGAAACCGTTGAAATTCCACTTTCTGCACTAGGAGTACCAGATTTTAGCCTTATAGATGCTGAATTTGGGATGGCCTTTGAAGGTGCCGATGTTTTACTGAATTTCGCTATTGATAATGTGCGTTTCGATACTCCAGGCTGTGGTGGCCCGCAGCCGGTGGCCAATACTGAAGCTGTATTTTTTGACTGGGATGGCAAAAACCCTTACTGGGGAAGTGTAGAAGCAGAAAACGATCCATCTATAAGCCTTGACGGAAGTAATTACGGAAGAGCTAATTTTCAAACCGGTGGAACAGGTTGGCAAGACCTTTTTTGGAGAAATGACGATACTTTTTATGGAGCCGATATGGTAGGTGCAGATTTAGATGATTATGATCTGAAATTCGACATCTATACTTTAGAACCCATAAGCGAAGGAATGTTTAGGATCAGGTTTAATGCATCATCTGGAGTTGACGCTTTCTATGATTGGAATCCTTGGAACGAAACGGGAGAAGCCTTTGATACTGGAGGAAGCTGGACTACCGTTAGTATTCCTGCATCAGTTTTAAATCAGCCTGATTTTAGTTTGGTGGACGCAGAATTTGGGATGGCTTTTGAAGGCGCCGATGTGCTACTCAATTTTGCTATCGACAATGTTCGATTTGAGGAACGCTAA